CGGAGGGCTGCCAGGCGCTGATCGAGCTCAGGCCGCTGGACCAGCAGCTGAAGATCGCCAACGAGGAGCGCTCGCTGCTGCAGCACCAGGCCAACCGCGAGCTGATCCGCAACCTGGCGCACGAGATCAAGAACCCGCTGGGCGGCATCCGCGGCGCGGCGCAGTTGCTGGAGCACGAACTGGCCGACCGGCCGGAGCTGAAGGAATACACCGAGGTCATCACCGAAGAGGCCTTGCGGCTGCAGACGCTGGTGGACCGGCTGCTGGCCCCGCACCGCAGCCACAATCGCAGCCAGGTCAACATCCACGAGGTGCTGGAGCGGGTGCGCAGCATCGCGCTGGCCCAATATCCGCAGGGCCTCGCCATCGTCCGCGACTACGACACCAGCCTGCCGCTGCTGACCGCGGACAAGGAGCAGTTGATCCAGGTGGCGCTCAACATCGTCAACAACGCGGTGCAGGCGCTGCGCGGCCAAGGCCGGGTCACGCTGCGCACCAGGGTGGCCCGGCAGATCACGCTGGCGCGCAAACGCCACCAGCTGGCATTGAAATTGCAAATCGTCGACGACGGTCCCGGCATACCCGACGACATCCGCGACCATATTTTCTACCCGCTGGTCACCGGCCGCGCCGAAGGCACCGGCCTGGGGCTGACGCTGGCCCAGGCCTTCGTCCACCAGCACGGCGGCAGCATAGAATTCGAGTCGCGCCCCGGCCAGACCTGCTTCACCGTGCTGCTGCCCTTCGGCAACGACGCGGGATAACGACAAAAGAACACGAGGAGAACGCCATGGCCAAGCCGGTCTGGATCATTGACGACGACAAGGCGATACGCTGGGTGCTGGAAAAGGCGCTGACCCGCGCCGGCATCGCCTACGACAGCTTCGCCAGCGCCGACGACGCGCTCAACGCGCTGTACGACGACAGGCCGCAAGCCATCATTTCCGACATCCGCATGCCCGGCACCGACGGCCTGAAGTTCCTGGCCAAAGTGAAGAGCGACCACCCACAGCTGCCGGTGATCATCATGACCGCGCACTCGGATCTGGATTCGGCGGTGTCGGCTTTCCAGGGCGGCGCCTTCGAATACCTGCCCAAGCCCTTCGACATCGACCAGGCGGTGCTGCTGATCGAGCGCGCGCTGGCGGAAAGCCAGGCCCAAGGCGTGGGCGCCGACAGTCCGGAAGCGATGCCGGTGCTGCTGGGCCAGGCGCCGGCGATGCAGGACGTGTTCCGCGCCATCGGCCGTCTGGCCCAATCCCACGTCACCGTGCTGATCACCGGCGAATCCGGCACCGGCAAGGAGCGGGTGGCGGAAGCGCTGCACCGCCACTCCATCCGCGCCGGCAAGCCCTTCATCGCGCTCAACACCGCGGCGATACCGAAAGACCTGCTGGAGTCCGAGCTGTTTGGCCATGAAAAAGGCGCCTTCACCGGCGCGCTGGCCACCCGCCGCGGCCGTTTCGAAGAGGCCGAGGGCGGCACGCTGTTCCTGGACGAGATCGGCGACATGCCGACCGAGCTGCAAACCCGCCTGCTGCGGGTGCTGTCCGACGGCCATTTCTACCGCGTCGGCGGCCACACGCCGATCAAGGCCAATGTGCGGGTGATCGCCGCCACCCACCAGAACCTGGAGCAGCGCGTGCGCGACGGCCTGTTCCGCGAAGACCTTTACCACCGTCTCAACGTGATCCGGCTGCGGCTGCCCCCGCTGCGGGAACGGCGCGAGGACATCCCGCTCTTGGCCCGCCATTTCCTCGCCAAGAGCGCGTCCCAGCTGGGCGTGGAGCCCAAGCGGCTGTCCGAGGCGGCGATGGCCTTGATCCAGCGCAGCGCCTTCAGCGGCAACGTTCGGGAGCTGGAAAACCTGTGCCAGTGGATTTGCGTGATGGCGCCGGGCCAGACCGTGGAGATCGCCGATCTGCCGCCGGAACTGCGCGAGCCGCCGACCGAGGGCGGCGGGACCGCCAGCGGCGAATGGGACCGGATGCTGGAAGAAGAGATCCGCCGCCGCCTGCGCGCCGGCGACGTCGGCATCGTCGACGAGCTGACCCGCCGCTTCGAAACCACCTGCATCCGCGCCAGCCTGGGCCATACCGGCGGCCGGCGGGTGGAG
This genomic window from Chromobacterium phragmitis contains:
- the glnL gene encoding nitrogen regulation protein NR(II) — its product is MTIPSFAGLELLDTPVLICDADAALRFVNPACENLLALGSRELLRHALPDLFQPCPALSQALATALGQGASYIEHDLELKPLHNDAALHVMLSITPIDAEGCQALIELRPLDQQLKIANEERSLLQHQANRELIRNLAHEIKNPLGGIRGAAQLLEHELADRPELKEYTEVITEEALRLQTLVDRLLAPHRSHNRSQVNIHEVLERVRSIALAQYPQGLAIVRDYDTSLPLLTADKEQLIQVALNIVNNAVQALRGQGRVTLRTRVARQITLARKRHQLALKLQIVDDGPGIPDDIRDHIFYPLVTGRAEGTGLGLTLAQAFVHQHGGSIEFESRPGQTCFTVLLPFGNDAG
- the ntrC gene encoding nitrogen regulation protein NR(I), producing MAKPVWIIDDDKAIRWVLEKALTRAGIAYDSFASADDALNALYDDRPQAIISDIRMPGTDGLKFLAKVKSDHPQLPVIIMTAHSDLDSAVSAFQGGAFEYLPKPFDIDQAVLLIERALAESQAQGVGADSPEAMPVLLGQAPAMQDVFRAIGRLAQSHVTVLITGESGTGKERVAEALHRHSIRAGKPFIALNTAAIPKDLLESELFGHEKGAFTGALATRRGRFEEAEGGTLFLDEIGDMPTELQTRLLRVLSDGHFYRVGGHTPIKANVRVIAATHQNLEQRVRDGLFREDLYHRLNVIRLRLPPLRERREDIPLLARHFLAKSASQLGVEPKRLSEAAMALIQRSAFSGNVRELENLCQWICVMAPGQTVEIADLPPELREPPTEGGGTASGEWDRMLEEEIRRRLRAGDVGIVDELTRRFETTCIRASLGHTGGRRVEAAHLLGWGRNTLTRKIQELGLEQDSHHQ